A region from the Lentimonas sp. CC4 genome encodes:
- a CDS encoding L,D-transpeptidase family protein, whose product MRTRFYILLIAAIVCGLFYSYGRSVWHPFYIQLKGGQTVPGVVERINQAGTFDYDFNEWNSLHLLCFKEEQKIEVWASKSSGLQKIKEFKFTGFSGGLGPKLKEGDGQIPEGIYEIEYLNPNSSYHLSMKINYPNAFDREKGKQDGREHLGYDIFIHGKSATIGCIPIGDAGIEELFLMVSEVGPDQVQVVIAPYDMRSGQKIINIPEIAWESELYDIVDTALRAFKTNQPEVVTP is encoded by the coding sequence ATGAGAACGCGATTCTACATCCTACTCATCGCCGCGATTGTTTGTGGGCTGTTTTATTCGTATGGAAGGAGCGTGTGGCATCCGTTTTATATCCAGCTGAAGGGAGGGCAGACCGTTCCGGGTGTGGTTGAGAGGATCAATCAAGCGGGCACTTTTGATTATGACTTCAATGAGTGGAATTCGCTGCATCTCCTCTGTTTCAAAGAAGAACAGAAGATCGAAGTCTGGGCGTCGAAAAGTTCGGGTCTGCAGAAGATCAAAGAGTTTAAATTTACCGGTTTTAGTGGAGGGCTTGGGCCTAAGCTCAAGGAAGGTGATGGGCAGATTCCAGAGGGGATTTATGAGATTGAATATTTGAACCCAAATAGCAGCTATCACCTATCAATGAAGATTAATTATCCGAATGCATTTGATAGAGAGAAAGGGAAGCAAGATGGGCGAGAACACTTGGGATATGACATTTTTATCCATGGGAAATCAGCAACCATCGGATGCATTCCAATCGGCGATGCCGGTATCGAAGAATTGTTTCTGATGGTCTCGGAAGTGGGGCCGGATCAGGTTCAAGTTGTCATCGCTCCATACGATATGCGTTCGGGGCAGAAAATTATAAATATCCCAGAGATTGCTTGGGAGAGTGAACTCTACGATATTGTCGATACAGCTCTACGAGCATTTAAGACCAATCAGCCAGAGGTTGTAACGCCCTAG
- the leuC gene encoding 3-isopropylmalate dehydratase large subunit produces MSKSLFEKVWDAHAVRQLANGQTQLLIGTHLIHEVTSPQAFGMLRDKGLEVQYPQRTFATVDHIVPTNESVEPYSDPLAQGMIEELRKNCADNNVTFFDTNTGKQGVVHIVGPEQGITQPGTTIACGDSHTATHGAFGAIAFGIGTSQVRDVLATQTIALNELKVRRINVNGELSPGVYAKDVILHIIRLLGTQGGTGYAYEYAGTTFENFTMEERMTVCNMSIEGGARVGYVNPDEVTFEYLKGRPYSPKGAEWDAAVAEWKSFASDEGCSFDDVVDINAADIQPTVTWGITPAQGVGINENIPAVAEGETESDRVSIAEALEYMKFEGGSPMKGKKIDVAFIGSCTNGRLSDFQEVAKYVKGHKVAEGVQAIIVPGSQVVAKIAEGLGLDKIFIEAGFEWRAAGCSMCLAMNPDKLVGDQLCASSSNRNFKGRQGSPTGRTMLMSPLMVAAAAIKGEVVDAREVFTVAS; encoded by the coding sequence ATGAGCAAAAGCTTATTTGAAAAAGTATGGGATGCGCACGCCGTTCGCCAATTGGCAAACGGACAGACGCAATTATTGATTGGCACACACCTTATTCATGAGGTGACGAGTCCGCAGGCCTTTGGCATGCTGCGTGATAAGGGCCTAGAGGTGCAATACCCGCAACGCACATTTGCAACGGTGGATCACATCGTTCCAACCAATGAGTCGGTTGAGCCTTACAGCGATCCATTGGCGCAAGGCATGATTGAAGAGCTGCGCAAGAACTGTGCAGACAACAACGTCACTTTCTTTGACACCAACACTGGTAAACAGGGTGTGGTGCACATCGTCGGGCCAGAGCAGGGTATCACTCAGCCAGGCACGACGATCGCTTGTGGTGACTCGCACACTGCGACGCACGGTGCGTTCGGTGCGATTGCATTCGGTATCGGCACGAGTCAGGTGCGTGACGTGCTCGCGACACAGACCATCGCTCTGAACGAGTTGAAGGTGCGCCGTATCAATGTGAACGGTGAACTTAGCCCAGGCGTGTATGCGAAGGACGTGATCCTCCACATCATCCGCTTGCTCGGCACACAGGGTGGCACTGGTTATGCATATGAATATGCAGGCACCACTTTTGAGAACTTCACCATGGAAGAGCGTATGACCGTCTGCAACATGTCCATCGAGGGCGGTGCGCGTGTCGGTTATGTCAATCCAGACGAAGTGACTTTCGAATACTTGAAGGGCCGTCCATACTCTCCGAAGGGTGCGGAATGGGATGCTGCGGTTGCAGAGTGGAAGTCGTTCGCATCGGACGAAGGTTGCTCGTTTGACGATGTCGTTGATATCAACGCGGCAGACATTCAGCCAACAGTGACATGGGGCATTACTCCAGCACAGGGTGTTGGTATTAATGAAAACATCCCAGCAGTTGCTGAAGGTGAGACTGAGTCGGATCGTGTGTCCATCGCTGAAGCGCTTGAATACATGAAGTTCGAAGGTGGCAGCCCAATGAAGGGCAAGAAGATCGACGTGGCATTCATCGGTTCTTGCACCAACGGTCGTCTCTCTGACTTCCAAGAGGTTGCTAAATACGTCAAGGGCCACAAGGTCGCTGAAGGCGTGCAGGCAATCATCGTTCCTGGTTCGCAGGTGGTCGCAAAGATCGCTGAAGGCTTGGGCTTGGATAAGATCTTCATCGAAGCAGGCTTCGAATGGCGCGCAGCGGGTTGCTCGATGTGCTTGGCGATGAACCCAGACAAGTTGGTCGGTGATCAGCTTTGCGCGAGTTCCTCGAATCGTAACTTCAAGGGCCGCCAAGGTAGCCCAACAGGTCGCACAATGTTGATGAGCCCGTTGATGGTCGCTGCTGCAGCGATCAAGGGTGAAGTGGTCGACGCACGTGAAGTTTTCACAGTCGCTTCGTAA
- the leuD gene encoding 3-isopropylmalate dehydratase small subunit, whose translation MASNPIKQVSGKGVFVPGDDIDTDRIIPARFMKCITFDGLGEYLFYDVRKTESGEDKKHNLNDPRFANASIIVSGNNFGCGSSREHAPQSILRAGYNAVVAGSFAEIFFGNSTNLGVVCVIATDADRETLAAAIEANPEVEVTVDVENHKVVFGDQSIPCEIKAGARESLLNGTYDPLDELLEGAANVKAVTDALPYMQHS comes from the coding sequence ATGGCATCCAACCCGATTAAACAAGTATCCGGTAAAGGCGTATTCGTCCCCGGTGACGATATCGATACCGACCGCATCATTCCGGCTCGTTTCATGAAGTGCATCACTTTTGATGGACTTGGTGAGTATCTCTTCTACGACGTTCGCAAGACTGAGTCTGGCGAAGATAAGAAGCATAATCTGAATGATCCTCGTTTTGCGAATGCATCCATCATCGTGAGCGGCAACAACTTCGGTTGCGGCAGTTCACGTGAGCACGCACCACAATCGATCCTGCGTGCAGGTTACAATGCAGTGGTCGCTGGTAGCTTTGCTGAGATCTTCTTCGGCAACTCCACCAACCTCGGTGTCGTTTGCGTGATCGCAACCGATGCGGATCGTGAGACGCTTGCAGCTGCAATCGAGGCAAATCCTGAAGTCGAAGTGACTGTTGATGTCGAAAACCACAAGGTGGTCTTCGGTGATCAATCCATCCCATGTGAGATCAAGGCCGGCGCACGCGAAAGCTTGCTTAATGGCACCTATGATCCACTCGATGAGTTGCTCGAAGGCGCAGCTAATGTCAAAGCGGTGACCGACGCGTTGCCGTATATGCAGCATTCTTAG
- a CDS encoding YqaE/Pmp3 family membrane protein, whose amino-acid sequence MDNKILLIILSILLPPLAVYLKSGAGKSLVINIILCIFFWVPAIIHALIVVL is encoded by the coding sequence ATGGATAACAAAATTCTTCTAATCATTCTTTCTATCTTACTGCCACCTCTTGCGGTTTACCTCAAGTCTGGTGCTGGCAAGTCGCTGGTGATTAATATCATTCTTTGTATCTTCTTCTGGGTTCCCGCGATCATTCACGCATTGATCGTGGTGCTTTAG
- a CDS encoding MotA/TolQ/ExbB proton channel family protein, with protein sequence MDLLTNSGIFLYPLAVCSFIAVFVTVERLIALRSSSVIPQRMVDAFVEGNLDEIESDLGSVTGRIISFYRERHPDAEALNAFARLEVSRMERGLFLLEVVIGAAPLLGLLGTVTGLTQVFGNFFADSGLANPTAFVSGIALALNTTILGLAVAIPALAAHAYLLRRVELQAARISVGVECLTELARKRAQD encoded by the coding sequence ATGGATTTACTAACTAACTCCGGCATCTTTCTTTACCCTCTGGCGGTGTGCTCCTTTATCGCTGTTTTCGTGACGGTCGAGCGGCTCATTGCGCTGCGTAGCTCTAGCGTTATTCCACAGCGTATGGTGGATGCGTTCGTCGAGGGCAACTTGGACGAGATCGAGTCTGACCTAGGTTCAGTGACTGGGCGTATCATTAGCTTCTACCGTGAGCGTCATCCCGATGCTGAGGCGCTCAATGCATTTGCCCGTCTAGAAGTCAGCCGTATGGAGCGCGGACTCTTTCTACTCGAAGTGGTGATCGGCGCCGCACCCTTGCTTGGTTTGCTCGGCACGGTGACAGGTTTGACTCAGGTCTTCGGGAATTTCTTTGCGGATAGCGGGTTGGCAAATCCGACTGCATTCGTTTCCGGTATCGCTTTGGCGCTCAATACCACGATCCTCGGGCTCGCGGTTGCAATTCCCGCACTAGCAGCGCACGCCTATCTCTTGCGTCGAGTCGAGCTGCAAGCGGCACGTATTAGCGTCGGAGTGGAGTGTTTGACAGAGCTCGCTCGCAAACGTGCGCAAGACTAA
- a CDS encoding biopolymer transporter ExbD, with product MSLTSHRRRMPSINIVPLVDVLTVLLFFFMVTMQFKQISSLNITVPEIKTAGKNEVKEQITIALSPEGEIYLNNQLIEMPEFEAAINLAGKLTPDLPILLVADQDVPLKHVTEVMDVCRSNKLNKIRLQSR from the coding sequence ATGAGCCTTACTTCCCATCGTCGTCGGATGCCGAGCATCAACATCGTGCCATTGGTCGATGTGCTCACGGTATTGCTTTTCTTCTTTATGGTGACGATGCAGTTCAAGCAGATCAGCTCATTGAATATCACTGTGCCGGAGATCAAAACCGCAGGTAAGAATGAAGTGAAGGAACAGATCACCATTGCGCTGAGCCCCGAAGGTGAAATTTATCTGAACAACCAATTGATTGAGATGCCTGAGTTTGAGGCGGCAATTAACCTGGCTGGAAAGCTGACTCCTGACCTGCCGATTCTGTTGGTTGCTGACCAAGATGTGCCGCTCAAACACGTCACTGAAGTGATGGATGTCTGCCGAAGTAACAAGCTCAACAAGATCCGCTTGCAGTCGCGGTAG
- a CDS encoding AEC family transporter, with amino-acid sequence MGTTQLVFSAVLPIFFVIASGAIARRVGWLDTEADRSLMTVVVNLLYPALIFSIILGNDALRQPSNLILPPLVGLTTVVGGFGLAMLVARKLKIGDQKECRTFAFTTGIYNYGYFPIPIIALLFDRETTGVLLVHNLGVEVAMWVLGVGFILSRNDPKSIWKRVFSGPVIAILIAVPMNYFKVDQLLPNFALEAINLLGQCAIPLGLILIGATFADLSKGEKITNRLRIPITASVLRLGILPAAFLLTAFVLPLSIELKSVILVQAAMPCGVFPIVLARHFDGSPEVALKVVLGTTLLSLITIPLWIGFGMKLLNL; translated from the coding sequence ATGGGAACCACACAACTCGTCTTCTCGGCAGTCCTGCCAATCTTCTTCGTCATCGCCTCTGGCGCGATCGCACGTCGAGTCGGCTGGCTGGACACCGAAGCGGACCGCAGTCTCATGACCGTCGTGGTGAACCTGCTCTACCCCGCGCTCATCTTCAGTATCATCCTCGGCAACGACGCCCTACGCCAACCGTCCAACTTAATTCTCCCGCCCTTGGTTGGACTAACAACTGTCGTCGGTGGATTTGGCCTCGCGATGCTAGTGGCGCGCAAATTAAAAATTGGGGATCAAAAAGAATGCCGCACCTTTGCGTTTACCACAGGCATCTACAACTACGGCTACTTCCCCATCCCGATCATCGCGCTCCTCTTCGACCGCGAAACGACGGGCGTTTTACTGGTGCATAACCTCGGTGTAGAAGTGGCGATGTGGGTGCTCGGCGTCGGCTTCATCCTCTCACGTAACGACCCTAAATCCATATGGAAGCGGGTCTTCAGCGGACCAGTGATTGCGATCCTGATTGCGGTGCCAATGAACTATTTCAAGGTCGACCAGCTCCTGCCGAACTTCGCGCTCGAAGCAATCAACCTACTTGGCCAATGCGCAATCCCACTCGGACTAATTCTGATTGGTGCCACCTTTGCTGATCTATCCAAAGGCGAAAAAATCACGAACCGCTTACGAATCCCAATCACGGCATCTGTGCTACGCTTAGGTATCCTTCCAGCAGCCTTTCTATTGACAGCCTTTGTTCTGCCACTCTCCATCGAGTTAAAGAGCGTCATCCTAGTGCAAGCGGCCATGCCCTGCGGCGTTTTCCCCATCGTGCTGGCGCGTCACTTCGACGGATCCCCCGAAGTCGCACTCAAGGTCGTGCTCGGCACCACTTTACTCAGTCTGATCACCATCCCACTTTGGATCGGATTCGGTATGAAGCTGCTGAACCTGTAG
- the ilvA gene encoding threonine ammonia-lyase, biosynthetic has translation MESESLTRSLRQEILFARRRIYEVGQATPLESIELEDLSIFVKREDLSPIHAYKWRGAYNCMAQLSAEQLANGVVTASAGNHAQGVALAAKKLGTQATIFMPLATPRMKQVAVKQHGGSNVEIRLTGDTYDAASAAAHAYAKEHDITYIHAYDDIAVMAGQGTLADEIVMSGKGPFDVAFLQVGGGGMAAATATWLKMNFPDIHIIGVEGVEQASMAAAIKAGHPVALDKVDIFCDGTAVRKVGTLTHQVCAEVVDEWMTVSNDEVSAAVQFLWESLRCIPEPSGAMGMAGVLKRRASLKGKRVLSILCGANMDFEQLANISRRAAVGAARRRFLQIQIPEKSGAMYGLLEALPDTVNIVDFQYGKTDNANATPVIGFDVDAMQFDVLKKSLNDGGYRFTEVTSETDVAFRLIHYESKLLRTPYFITLEFHERSGALADFLRAVSPHSNLCYFNYVYSGERVGRALLGFEFDTPDQHDHFTQVLESAKHAYRAYERVSETVIQRILG, from the coding sequence ATGGAATCGGAATCGCTCACACGCTCCTTGCGTCAGGAAATATTGTTTGCTCGACGTCGTATCTACGAAGTCGGCCAAGCCACACCACTCGAGTCGATAGAGCTAGAGGATCTCTCCATTTTCGTTAAGCGCGAAGACTTGTCACCCATCCACGCCTACAAATGGCGCGGCGCTTACAATTGCATGGCACAACTCTCTGCGGAGCAACTCGCCAACGGCGTGGTGACGGCATCCGCAGGTAATCACGCGCAAGGCGTGGCGCTCGCAGCCAAGAAGCTCGGCACGCAAGCCACCATCTTCATGCCGCTGGCCACGCCACGTATGAAACAAGTCGCCGTCAAACAACACGGTGGCTCCAACGTCGAAATCCGTCTAACCGGCGATACCTACGACGCAGCCAGCGCAGCCGCGCACGCCTACGCGAAGGAGCACGACATCACTTATATCCACGCCTACGACGACATCGCAGTCATGGCAGGCCAAGGCACACTCGCCGACGAGATCGTCATGTCTGGCAAAGGCCCCTTCGATGTCGCCTTTCTACAAGTCGGCGGCGGCGGGATGGCCGCAGCCACTGCGACTTGGCTAAAAATGAATTTCCCCGACATCCACATCATCGGCGTCGAAGGAGTGGAACAGGCATCCATGGCAGCTGCGATTAAAGCGGGACACCCTGTCGCTCTGGATAAAGTCGACATCTTCTGTGATGGCACCGCCGTGCGCAAAGTCGGCACACTCACGCATCAAGTCTGCGCCGAAGTCGTCGATGAATGGATGACTGTCAGTAACGACGAAGTCTCCGCTGCCGTCCAATTCCTATGGGAAAGCCTGCGGTGCATCCCTGAGCCCTCCGGCGCCATGGGCATGGCGGGCGTTCTAAAACGCCGCGCTTCACTCAAAGGAAAACGCGTGCTCAGCATCTTGTGCGGCGCGAATATGGACTTTGAGCAACTCGCCAATATCTCACGCCGCGCCGCAGTCGGCGCAGCGCGTCGACGCTTCCTACAGATTCAGATCCCCGAAAAGTCAGGCGCAATGTATGGCTTACTCGAAGCACTCCCGGACACGGTCAACATCGTCGACTTTCAATACGGCAAGACCGACAACGCGAATGCAACCCCCGTCATCGGCTTCGATGTCGATGCCATGCAGTTCGATGTATTAAAGAAATCACTCAACGACGGTGGCTATCGCTTTACCGAAGTCACCTCAGAAACCGATGTCGCTTTTCGCCTCATACACTATGAGTCGAAGCTACTACGCACGCCCTACTTCATCACATTGGAATTCCACGAACGCTCAGGCGCATTGGCTGATTTCCTACGCGCCGTCAGCCCGCACTCGAACCTCTGCTATTTCAATTACGTTTATTCAGGTGAACGTGTCGGCCGTGCGCTGCTCGGCTTCGAATTCGACACACCCGATCAACACGACCACTTCACACAAGTGCTCGAATCGGCGAAACATGCCTACCGTGCTTACGAGCGTGTATCCGAAACTGTGATACAACGCATTCTAGGATAA
- a CDS encoding YoaK family protein, which translates to MRPFTPSQIVIGGCLLAFGASFLNTGFLLSMGTSVSHLTGDIARIGSGLSAFGNAEGFHILNVATATAGFILGAIISGFLLHHPTVEISKPYGRILSVLGISLVAAHYSHIHYSILSIAIASAACGVQNALASRYRGMVLRTTHLTGLFTDFGIHLGMKLRGHRIESWKLSIPIFITVSFLLGAIASSAFIQAEKDNWLFVAGIGYLVSGASWSAYKRTRSIQHNGAQQG; encoded by the coding sequence ATGCGTCCATTTACCCCGAGTCAGATCGTCATTGGTGGGTGCCTGTTGGCCTTTGGTGCATCGTTCTTGAATACCGGATTTCTCCTTTCAATGGGCACATCGGTCAGTCACCTCACTGGTGATATTGCCAGAATTGGCTCAGGCCTCTCTGCCTTCGGAAATGCGGAAGGCTTTCACATTCTCAACGTCGCAACAGCAACTGCTGGTTTTATCCTAGGAGCGATCATTTCTGGTTTCTTACTCCACCACCCTACAGTTGAAATCAGTAAGCCCTATGGACGCATTCTATCTGTATTAGGAATTTCTTTAGTCGCAGCACATTATTCACATATCCATTACTCCATTCTCTCAATTGCGATCGCAAGTGCGGCTTGCGGAGTTCAAAATGCGCTAGCCAGTCGCTACCGAGGCATGGTATTGCGGACGACTCATTTGACGGGACTATTTACCGACTTCGGCATTCATCTAGGAATGAAGCTTCGCGGACACAGGATCGAGTCCTGGAAGTTGTCGATCCCCATTTTCATTACTGTCTCTTTCTTACTCGGCGCGATTGCCAGCAGTGCTTTCATCCAAGCAGAGAAAGACAATTGGCTGTTTGTCGCAGGTATCGGATACTTAGTGAGTGGAGCATCTTGGAGTGCCTACAAGCGAACCAGAAGCATCCAACACAACGGCGCGCAACAAGGGTAG
- a CDS encoding methyltransferase domain-containing protein produces MAKDWNAAYEKGDMPWDKGEAAPPLRSFLRRTPIEGRVLVPGCGLGHDVRLLAKQGAVTVGLEIAADAVRRAQAIPANKDASFELGDFLDLPDRYHGQFDYVFEHTCLCALDRAQRANYVKSVSLALKPGGHYLAIFYREVRGYDGYGPPHPISAGEIEALFRADFEMLDRKVPGETYSSRPYGCEEVCLMRKR; encoded by the coding sequence ATGGCTAAAGATTGGAATGCAGCATATGAGAAGGGCGATATGCCTTGGGATAAAGGTGAAGCGGCTCCGCCGTTGCGCTCGTTTTTAAGGCGCACTCCGATTGAGGGGCGTGTGTTGGTGCCCGGTTGTGGCTTGGGGCATGATGTGCGTCTGCTTGCCAAGCAGGGCGCGGTGACCGTCGGACTGGAGATCGCTGCGGATGCGGTGCGCCGTGCGCAGGCAATTCCAGCAAACAAGGACGCGTCTTTCGAGTTGGGAGATTTTTTGGATCTACCGGATCGCTATCATGGGCAGTTCGATTACGTGTTCGAGCACACGTGTTTGTGTGCACTGGATCGAGCGCAACGAGCGAATTATGTGAAATCAGTCAGCCTGGCGCTGAAGCCCGGTGGTCACTATCTCGCGATTTTTTATCGAGAAGTCAGGGGCTACGATGGCTATGGTCCGCCGCATCCGATTTCAGCAGGGGAAATTGAGGCCTTGTTTCGGGCTGATTTCGAGATGCTTGATCGTAAGGTGCCTGGTGAAACGTATTCGAGCCGCCCCTATGGCTGCGAAGAGGTGTGCCTGATGCGTAAGCGGTAG
- a CDS encoding SOS response-associated peptidase, with translation MCGRYSLHTNKKKLAEAVAQAMPEQFEPSYNIGPGSDVLAIAKGSERPTSTGMMHWGLRTPQNFHINARLETADTTPRFRDSWAEQRCLIPANGFYEWYEDGITKQPYYIYPLSDELLFFAGLWFPSARPGEPAHCVILTTEAHSSIKDVHHRMPATLPQSVHADWLSNELPKDEVLAFSQKISFEKHMVSSRVNSVQNKDSRLIVATTPQNDDQMQLF, from the coding sequence ATGTGCGGCCGATATTCACTCCATACCAATAAGAAGAAACTCGCCGAAGCAGTCGCTCAAGCGATGCCCGAACAGTTCGAGCCGAGCTATAATATCGGACCAGGCAGTGACGTGCTCGCCATTGCCAAAGGCTCAGAGCGCCCCACGAGCACTGGCATGATGCATTGGGGCCTGCGCACCCCGCAGAACTTCCACATCAACGCACGCCTCGAAACTGCCGACACGACACCGCGCTTTCGAGATAGCTGGGCTGAGCAACGCTGCCTAATTCCAGCCAACGGATTTTATGAGTGGTATGAAGACGGCATCACCAAGCAGCCCTACTATATTTATCCGCTCAGCGACGAACTCCTCTTCTTCGCAGGGCTCTGGTTCCCTTCGGCACGCCCCGGCGAACCCGCCCATTGCGTGATCCTAACCACTGAAGCCCACAGTTCCATCAAAGACGTGCACCACCGTATGCCAGCCACACTGCCCCAAAGCGTGCATGCCGACTGGTTGAGCAATGAACTTCCCAAAGACGAGGTCTTAGCATTTTCACAAAAGATCAGCTTCGAAAAGCACATGGTCTCCAGCCGCGTCAACAGCGTGCAAAATAAAGACAGCCGCCTCATCGTCGCGACCACCCCACAAAACGACGATCAAATGCAGTTGTTCTAA
- a CDS encoding four helix bundle protein has product MKLEDFGALIKANSLFDHVASDMQKLHDQIGCRRLIDQQIASADSIAANIEEGFGRSSSKEYAQFLVYSRGSAQETRGRYGRMKHWLPEKDILARQALCDEIIKILSATIKTLRAK; this is encoded by the coding sequence ATGAAACTCGAAGATTTTGGAGCACTGATTAAGGCGAATTCTCTCTTCGACCATGTTGCCTCAGACATGCAGAAACTGCATGATCAGATAGGCTGTCGGCGATTGATCGATCAACAAATCGCTTCAGCAGATTCAATTGCAGCCAACATCGAAGAAGGCTTTGGCCGAAGTAGCAGTAAAGAATACGCCCAGTTTCTTGTTTACTCACGCGGTTCCGCGCAAGAAACCCGAGGCCGTTACGGTCGAATGAAACATTGGCTTCCCGAAAAAGATATTCTCGCAAGACAAGCACTCTGCGACGAAATCATAAAAATCCTCAGCGCCACCATCAAAACACTCAGAGCGAAATAA
- a CDS encoding DNA polymerase III subunit gamma/tau: MQLSQALPEALRDSRAVEVLERSLAQNRLGHGILLHGESPDYLEEIVRAIASTLLETDRDPFEHPDCFMLRPQGKARMIKIGSDSDRVGGDWPKNSMRRLVIDIQKSSNQGGRKVGIVFEADRMNVQSANAFLKTLEEPPSGTTLFLLTSRPYDLLDTIRSRCLNFRIPAGIETIAHPDWPEWTKDYHTWLNSLIAGANKQTIPHIMLGSYGLNVRFQAILTEMTKTAWKAQKEELPEHVTSEEKDAMEAGMSRGYRKQLFGEIEKATIRFARSIEANNPGRLPVAALNRATQSLEHSAGLLEVNFNQSAALEMFFLKSMRIWASSAK; the protein is encoded by the coding sequence ATGCAACTCAGCCAAGCCCTCCCCGAAGCACTTCGCGATAGCCGCGCCGTCGAAGTGTTGGAGCGTTCCCTCGCCCAAAATCGCCTAGGCCATGGCATTTTGCTGCATGGAGAAAGCCCCGACTATCTTGAAGAGATCGTCCGTGCCATCGCATCGACGCTGCTCGAAACCGACCGCGATCCCTTCGAACATCCCGACTGCTTCATGCTTCGTCCACAAGGCAAAGCCCGCATGATTAAGATCGGCTCCGATAGCGATCGTGTCGGTGGCGATTGGCCAAAGAATTCGATGCGCCGCCTCGTGATCGACATTCAGAAGAGTTCAAATCAAGGCGGCCGCAAAGTCGGCATCGTATTCGAAGCCGACCGCATGAATGTGCAATCGGCCAACGCCTTCCTAAAAACGCTCGAAGAGCCGCCATCCGGCACCACGCTCTTTCTGCTCACCAGTCGTCCCTACGATCTGCTCGATACGATCCGTAGCCGTTGCCTCAACTTCCGCATTCCCGCAGGCATCGAAACAATCGCACATCCTGATTGGCCAGAGTGGACGAAAGACTACCACACATGGCTCAACAGCCTCATTGCAGGAGCGAACAAACAAACCATTCCGCACATCATGCTCGGCAGTTACGGACTGAATGTGCGCTTCCAGGCGATATTGACAGAGATGACCAAAACCGCGTGGAAAGCTCAAAAAGAAGAGCTCCCTGAGCATGTTACCTCCGAAGAAAAAGACGCAATGGAAGCAGGTATGAGCCGCGGCTACCGCAAGCAACTCTTTGGCGAAATCGAAAAAGCCACGATCCGCTTTGCCCGTAGCATCGAAGCCAACAACCCCGGACGACTCCCCGTCGCTGCTCTCAACCGAGCCACACAATCCCTCGAACACAGCGCCGGACTCCTCGAAGTGAACTTCAACCAAAGCGCCGCCCTCGAAATGTTCTTTCTCAAATCCATGCGCATCTGGGCCAGCAGCGCTAAATAG